A genomic segment from Pyrodictium occultum encodes:
- the rnhB gene encoding ribonuclease HII encodes MHRVRQPLRLSLRLALGGGTALGRRSPRGRLIAGVDEAGRGPVIGPMVVAGVVVDEASLERLAELGVRDSKELSPVQRRRLLPEILRLAKYVVVVKLPPALIDMVNLNRLELETIAYILGRVRSVLGRVDAVYLDAVGPVDKMVSEIRRLTGLGAPIVAEPRADAKYPAVSAASIVAKVARDEEIERLRRLYGVRGSGYPTDPETLEWIREAYRRSPSQPPWFVRRSWSTLRRVAPGWYRAKSQTSTAQGRRRSLLDYLEGSSARN; translated from the coding sequence ATGCATCGCGTACGGCAGCCGCTACGGCTATCCCTGCGGCTAGCGCTGGGAGGTGGTACAGCACTGGGGAGGAGAAGCCCCAGGGGCAGGCTCATAGCCGGGGTGGACGAGGCCGGCCGGGGCCCAGTCATAGGCCCCATGGTGGTTGCAGGGGTTGTGGTGGACGAGGCTTCTCTGGAGAGGCTAGCGGAGCTAGGCGTTAGGGACAGCAAGGAGCTCTCGCCGGTGCAGCGGCGCCGCCTGCTCCCCGAGATACTGAGGCTAGCCAAGTACGTGGTCGTGGTCAAGCTCCCGCCAGCCCTCATAGACATGGTTAACCTCAACAGGCTGGAGCTGGAGACCATAGCCTACATACTCGGCCGGGTCCGGAGCGTGCTGGGCAGGGTTGACGCGGTCTACCTTGACGCCGTCGGCCCGGTGGACAAGATGGTTAGCGAGATAAGAAGGCTCACGGGGCTGGGAGCCCCGATAGTTGCAGAGCCCCGCGCCGACGCAAAGTACCCAGCGGTGTCGGCGGCCAGCATAGTAGCCAAGGTGGCCCGCGACGAGGAGATTGAGAGGCTCCGCCGCCTCTACGGGGTGAGGGGCTCCGGCTACCCCACTGACCCGGAGACCCTTGAGTGGATAAGGGAGGCCTACCGTCGGAGCCCCAGCCAGCCGCCATGGTTCGTGAGGCGCTCCTGGTCCACGCTCCGCCGGGTAGCGCCGGGCTGGTATAGGGCCAAGAGCCAGACTAGCACCGCTCAAGGCAGGAGGCGGTCCCTCCTAGACTATCTCGAGGGCAGTAGTGCCAGAAACTAG
- a CDS encoding RsmB/NOP family class I SAM-dependent RNA methyltransferase, with translation MDKVARAIIDFSAKVLHTVMTRHVSHDKAYQEAIRELRKAARYVPPRVLYRVSHDIVSDYYLLRYAEQKIYGSRGSARRMARLWLLLRGLESEHLAGYVESVERLRRKLSKSLPRQVESVEELLERVEDEALRLSVKYSYPRWFVEIFLELLGRSETERLLAALNTEKWWIRVNTLKTDVDIVAQRLLDKGVIVRRDPDLPYMLEVVDFSEPLHHLEEMWRGEIVFQDKASALVVEALEPEPGDVILDMAAAPGVKDSLIMQLTGNRARIIAVDVSWERLKRTRRLLHLYGVDMSRVELLHADSRFMALRLPPGKIILDAPCTSSGAVGKDPAIKMHLEDLSWVQRFPRIQREMLQRALSLGPEYVVYAVCSVLPFEGEEHIAALEAGIELEEPPIPGAPGYSPYAFRSQVRRLLPHLHGTQGFFIARLRRRGGGG, from the coding sequence ATGGACAAGGTGGCCAGGGCGATTATAGACTTTAGCGCCAAGGTGCTGCATACGGTTATGACGAGGCATGTGAGCCATGATAAGGCGTACCAGGAGGCCATAAGAGAGCTCCGGAAGGCGGCCCGCTATGTGCCTCCACGCGTGCTCTACAGGGTTTCCCACGACATAGTGTCGGACTACTACCTCCTCCGGTACGCGGAGCAGAAGATCTACGGCAGCCGGGGCAGCGCGAGGAGAATGGCCAGGCTCTGGCTCCTCCTCCGGGGCTTAGAGTCCGAGCATCTAGCTGGCTACGTGGAGAGCGTTGAGAGGCTCCGGCGGAAGCTGTCCAAGAGCCTACCCCGGCAGGTGGAGAGCGTCGAGGAGCTTCTAGAGCGCGTGGAGGATGAGGCCCTCCGCCTCTCAGTCAAGTACTCCTACCCACGCTGGTTCGTAGAGATATTCCTTGAGCTGCTGGGCAGGAGTGAGACCGAGAGGCTCCTAGCCGCGCTCAACACGGAGAAGTGGTGGATAAGGGTGAACACGCTCAAGACCGACGTGGATATCGTGGCTCAGCGGCTCCTGGATAAGGGCGTGATTGTACGCAGGGACCCCGACCTCCCCTACATGCTCGAAGTGGTGGACTTCAGCGAGCCCCTCCACCACCTGGAGGAGATGTGGAGGGGCGAGATAGTCTTCCAGGACAAGGCGTCTGCCCTCGTGGTTGAAGCCCTCGAGCCGGAGCCGGGGGACGTGATACTGGACATGGCAGCCGCCCCTGGGGTCAAGGACTCCCTCATAATGCAGCTAACCGGCAACCGCGCCAGGATAATAGCGGTAGACGTTTCCTGGGAGAGGCTGAAGAGAACGAGAAGGCTTCTCCACCTCTACGGGGTAGACATGTCCAGGGTTGAGCTGCTTCACGCAGACTCGCGCTTCATGGCGCTGAGGCTCCCCCCGGGCAAGATAATCCTCGACGCGCCGTGCACTAGCAGCGGAGCCGTCGGCAAGGACCCGGCGATAAAGATGCATCTCGAGGATCTCTCATGGGTCCAGAGGTTCCCCCGGATACAAAGGGAGATGCTGCAGAGGGCGCTAAGCCTCGGCCCAGAATACGTGGTGTATGCTGTCTGTAGTGTACTCCCATTCGAGGGCGAGGAGCACATAGCAGCCCTCGAGGCGGGTATCGAGCTGGAGGAGCCGCCGATCCCCGGAGCCCCGGGCTACAGTCCCTACGCTTTCCGGAGTCAGGTGCGCAGGCTCCTACCCCACCTCCACGGCACGCAGGGCTTCTTCATAGCGAGGCTGAGGCGCCGCGGAGGAGGCGGGTAA